Proteins from one Embleya scabrispora genomic window:
- a CDS encoding DUF6895 family protein — translation MNADVLKTAHTIGSRALRWLHDNAEFGTLPTHTIVDFNDRDGAYKPLGETALATSLMLREGVAGPSDLATARNLIGFAWEQFQCGNFLYERQLRHPLITDPLETYAHFARAGLRHEPMDLLQEHLADLRSVQGIELMPNRRLAVANASRVAGSNRRFDWTALAADTWLGLTPEPWLIDWMTAYCVTHTVFHVTDWGAHPELLPAEIQDYLRLWLPVWVDIWAEVSQFDLVGELLAVDACLTEPVCDARGWDRLAAAQHEDGLLPRDADPIDEDPKQAFKDHEHTAVVAIVAGTITLARSLGTTAAPVPA, via the coding sequence ATGAACGCCGACGTGCTCAAGACCGCGCACACCATCGGCTCGCGGGCGCTGCGCTGGCTGCACGACAACGCCGAGTTCGGCACCCTGCCCACGCACACCATCGTCGACTTCAACGACCGCGACGGCGCGTACAAACCGCTCGGCGAGACCGCGCTGGCCACCTCCCTGATGTTGCGCGAGGGGGTCGCCGGGCCGAGCGACCTGGCCACCGCACGCAACCTGATCGGCTTCGCGTGGGAGCAGTTCCAGTGCGGGAACTTCCTCTACGAGCGCCAACTCCGGCACCCCCTGATCACCGATCCGCTGGAGACGTACGCGCACTTCGCCCGGGCGGGGCTGCGGCACGAGCCGATGGACCTGTTGCAGGAGCACCTGGCCGACTTGCGCTCGGTACAGGGGATCGAACTGATGCCCAACCGGCGACTCGCGGTGGCCAACGCGAGCCGGGTCGCCGGGTCGAACCGCCGATTCGACTGGACCGCGCTCGCCGCCGACACCTGGTTGGGCCTGACCCCCGAACCGTGGCTGATCGACTGGATGACCGCGTACTGCGTGACCCACACGGTGTTCCACGTCACCGACTGGGGGGCGCATCCCGAACTGCTGCCCGCCGAGATCCAGGACTATCTGCGGCTCTGGTTGCCGGTGTGGGTGGACATCTGGGCCGAGGTGTCGCAGTTCGACCTCGTCGGCGAACTGTTGGCGGTCGACGCGTGTCTGACCGAGCCGGTCTGCGACGCGCGGGGCTGGGACCGGCTCGCGGCGGCACAGCACGAGGACGGACTGCTGCCGCGCGACGCGGACCCGATCGACGAGGACCCGAAGCAGGCGTTCAAGGACCACGAGCACACCGCCGTGGTGGCGATCGTGGCCGGCACCATCACACTGGCGCGCTCCCTGGGGACCACGGCGGCCCCCGTGCCCGCGTGA